Proteins co-encoded in one Scatophagus argus isolate fScaArg1 chromosome 11, fScaArg1.pri, whole genome shotgun sequence genomic window:
- the LOC124067339 gene encoding protein FAM171B-like isoform X1 — translation MGPFVCLLCALMLWRNGRASGEPNQTGHFLHINDGNFSDRDHMKQGPFENQQVLGPLSGSGFDLKVQVNDILSREQLRQAVVEVYVNYTKTNTALTGEDGGVLLHVPYQNGTAITIVASKDGYVNSLLPCKTDRMPIFSSVTMSLLGVNQGNIWLFEDSVLITGKTSVLFRSLVDASSRPLVQFPKSLLNLTDSSNVTSVKAFLTIPKLPSEEDSPPNTVGVMSSKSGFVSRELNPVAAVSVQLFSGDTELHVKGPIQISLSIPDSCGLQTSNVVPAWFFNQTTGGWMRKGLGTVLSSEGRLTWTFTAPHLGYWIAAPLSPPRGFFGLGVPIDFILHHSSFLMVILGGMLVVIVCLLVGLLFNRRHSLSETETKKFLPLMRKDQTTSTCDSEMFEVSSGGSSHPQHEQDQLLTERGNNVHNASVISAHNDNVIANPNAVAITMECNELELNADLNDLTCLHKLTEQIRGPASLTENLFFYNQPVAILHAPAFFRLEEQPEQPQRSKSATLPRSGAANCTAAEPQSKDSFTQTVPKGPSAIQNQTAETEDQVLEGSTSTSTSKGHFSLPESVSVPGTLNKIGGSRHSVHALAELSKIPSPQPPRAWFVSLEGKPAAEIHYAVSEQQRRRRPVDSRETSLDSGVDMSELSQTSGRRVVTLERNATFVKSTSSTKYASPQ, via the exons GTTCTGGCTTTGACCTAAAGGTCCAAGTCAACGACATTCTGAGTCGTGAGCAGCTGAGACAGGCGGTGGTGGAGGTCTACGTCAACTACACCAAGACCAACACTGCTCTTACTGGGGAGGACGGTGGTGTTTTGCTTCATGTACCTTACCAAAATGGGACGGCGATCACAATTGTAGCCAGCAAGGATGGCTATGTTAACTCACTGCTGCCTTGTAAAACCGACAGGATGCCAA TATTTTCATCTGTGACCATGTCCCTGCTTGGTGTGAATCAGGGGAACATCTGGCTCTTTGAGGATTCAGTCCTGATCACTGGCAAAACATCTG TTTTATTTCGTTCACTTGTAGATGCTTCGTCACGGCCTCTTGTCCAGTTTCCCAAGAGCCTGCTGAACCTCACCGACAGCAGTAACGTCACCTCTGTTAAAGCCTTCCTGACTATTCCCAAGCTGCCGTCAGAGGAGGACAGCCCTCCGAACACTGTGGGCGTCATGAGCAGTAAATCAG GATTCGTCAGCAGGGAGTTGAATCCGGTGGCGGCTGTCAGCGTGCAGCTTTTCTCAGGAGACACGGAGTTACATGTGAAGGGACCCATACAGATCAGCCTCAGCATCCCTGACAGCTGTGGACTTCAGACTTCAAATGTTGTTCCAGCTTGGTTCTTTAACCAGACCACTG GTGGGTGGATGAGGAAAGGACTTGGGACGGTGCTGTCATCAGAAGGAAGACTCACGTGGACGTTCACAGCGCCTCACCTTGGTTACTGGATAGCAGCGCCTCTGTCACCCCCCAGAG GTTTCTTCGGACTTGGCGTCCCCATTGACTTCATCCTGCACCATTCATCTTTCCTGATGGTTATCCTTGGAGGAATGCTTGTTGTTATCGTCTGTCTCCTGGTTGGGTTGTTGTTTAATCGCAG ACATTCGctcagtgaaactgaaacaaagaagtTCCTACCACTGATGAGAAAAGACCAAACCACCTCCACATGCGACAGTGAAATGTTTGAAGTCTCTTCAGGGGGCTCCTCTCATCCACAGCATGAACAGGACCAATTACTCACAGAAAGGGGGAATAATGTGCACAATGCCTCTGTTATTTCTGCACACAATGACAATGTCATAGCCAACCCCAATGCTGTGGCCATCACAATGGAGTGTAATGAACTGGAGCTTAATGCAGACCTGAATGATCTGACTTGTTTGCATAAACTGACAGAGCAGATCAGAGGTCCAGCTTCTCTCACAGAGAACTTGTTTTTCTACAACCAGCCTGTTGCCATCCTTCACGCTCCAGCATTCTTCCGTTTGGAGGAGCAGCCAGAGCAGCCTCAGAGGAGCAAGTCGGCCACTCTTCCCCGTTCAGGGGCTGCAAACTGCACTGCCGCTGAGCCACAGAGTAAAGACAGCTTCACCCAGACTGTGCCAAAAGGTCCTTCTGCCATCCAGAACCAGACAGCAGAAACTGAGGACCAGGTTTTAGAGGGCTCAACATCCACCAGTACATCCAAAGGTCATTTCAGCCTCCCAGAGTCAGTTTCAGTCCCAGGAACATTAAATAAGATTGGGGGCAGCAGACACTCTGTGCATGCCTTGGCAGAACTTTCTAAAATCCCCTCACCGCAGCCTCCTCGGGCCTGGTTTGTCTCTCTGGAGGGCAAACCTGCAGCTGAGATCCACTATGCTGTGTCCGAGCAGCAGAGGAGACGAAGGCCGGTCGACAGTCGAGAAACCAGCTTAGATTCAGGAGTGGATATGAGCGAACTGAGCCAGACGTCTGGACGGCGGGTTGTAACGCTGGAGCGCAATGCTACTTTTGTGAAAAGCACATCCAGCACCAAATATGCATCTCCACAGTGA
- the LOC124067339 gene encoding protein FAM171B-like isoform X2 encodes MGPFVCLLCALMLWRNGRASGEPNQTGHFLHINDGNFSDRDHMKQGPFENQQVLGPLSGSGFDLKVQVNDILSREQLRQAVVEVYVNYTKTNTALTGEDGGVLLHVPYQNGTAITIVASKDGYVNSLLPCKTDRMPIFSSVTMSLLGVNQGNIWLFEDSVLITGKTSDASSRPLVQFPKSLLNLTDSSNVTSVKAFLTIPKLPSEEDSPPNTVGVMSSKSGFVSRELNPVAAVSVQLFSGDTELHVKGPIQISLSIPDSCGLQTSNVVPAWFFNQTTGGWMRKGLGTVLSSEGRLTWTFTAPHLGYWIAAPLSPPRGFFGLGVPIDFILHHSSFLMVILGGMLVVIVCLLVGLLFNRRHSLSETETKKFLPLMRKDQTTSTCDSEMFEVSSGGSSHPQHEQDQLLTERGNNVHNASVISAHNDNVIANPNAVAITMECNELELNADLNDLTCLHKLTEQIRGPASLTENLFFYNQPVAILHAPAFFRLEEQPEQPQRSKSATLPRSGAANCTAAEPQSKDSFTQTVPKGPSAIQNQTAETEDQVLEGSTSTSTSKGHFSLPESVSVPGTLNKIGGSRHSVHALAELSKIPSPQPPRAWFVSLEGKPAAEIHYAVSEQQRRRRPVDSRETSLDSGVDMSELSQTSGRRVVTLERNATFVKSTSSTKYASPQ; translated from the exons GTTCTGGCTTTGACCTAAAGGTCCAAGTCAACGACATTCTGAGTCGTGAGCAGCTGAGACAGGCGGTGGTGGAGGTCTACGTCAACTACACCAAGACCAACACTGCTCTTACTGGGGAGGACGGTGGTGTTTTGCTTCATGTACCTTACCAAAATGGGACGGCGATCACAATTGTAGCCAGCAAGGATGGCTATGTTAACTCACTGCTGCCTTGTAAAACCGACAGGATGCCAA TATTTTCATCTGTGACCATGTCCCTGCTTGGTGTGAATCAGGGGAACATCTGGCTCTTTGAGGATTCAGTCCTGATCACTGGCAAAACATCTG ATGCTTCGTCACGGCCTCTTGTCCAGTTTCCCAAGAGCCTGCTGAACCTCACCGACAGCAGTAACGTCACCTCTGTTAAAGCCTTCCTGACTATTCCCAAGCTGCCGTCAGAGGAGGACAGCCCTCCGAACACTGTGGGCGTCATGAGCAGTAAATCAG GATTCGTCAGCAGGGAGTTGAATCCGGTGGCGGCTGTCAGCGTGCAGCTTTTCTCAGGAGACACGGAGTTACATGTGAAGGGACCCATACAGATCAGCCTCAGCATCCCTGACAGCTGTGGACTTCAGACTTCAAATGTTGTTCCAGCTTGGTTCTTTAACCAGACCACTG GTGGGTGGATGAGGAAAGGACTTGGGACGGTGCTGTCATCAGAAGGAAGACTCACGTGGACGTTCACAGCGCCTCACCTTGGTTACTGGATAGCAGCGCCTCTGTCACCCCCCAGAG GTTTCTTCGGACTTGGCGTCCCCATTGACTTCATCCTGCACCATTCATCTTTCCTGATGGTTATCCTTGGAGGAATGCTTGTTGTTATCGTCTGTCTCCTGGTTGGGTTGTTGTTTAATCGCAG ACATTCGctcagtgaaactgaaacaaagaagtTCCTACCACTGATGAGAAAAGACCAAACCACCTCCACATGCGACAGTGAAATGTTTGAAGTCTCTTCAGGGGGCTCCTCTCATCCACAGCATGAACAGGACCAATTACTCACAGAAAGGGGGAATAATGTGCACAATGCCTCTGTTATTTCTGCACACAATGACAATGTCATAGCCAACCCCAATGCTGTGGCCATCACAATGGAGTGTAATGAACTGGAGCTTAATGCAGACCTGAATGATCTGACTTGTTTGCATAAACTGACAGAGCAGATCAGAGGTCCAGCTTCTCTCACAGAGAACTTGTTTTTCTACAACCAGCCTGTTGCCATCCTTCACGCTCCAGCATTCTTCCGTTTGGAGGAGCAGCCAGAGCAGCCTCAGAGGAGCAAGTCGGCCACTCTTCCCCGTTCAGGGGCTGCAAACTGCACTGCCGCTGAGCCACAGAGTAAAGACAGCTTCACCCAGACTGTGCCAAAAGGTCCTTCTGCCATCCAGAACCAGACAGCAGAAACTGAGGACCAGGTTTTAGAGGGCTCAACATCCACCAGTACATCCAAAGGTCATTTCAGCCTCCCAGAGTCAGTTTCAGTCCCAGGAACATTAAATAAGATTGGGGGCAGCAGACACTCTGTGCATGCCTTGGCAGAACTTTCTAAAATCCCCTCACCGCAGCCTCCTCGGGCCTGGTTTGTCTCTCTGGAGGGCAAACCTGCAGCTGAGATCCACTATGCTGTGTCCGAGCAGCAGAGGAGACGAAGGCCGGTCGACAGTCGAGAAACCAGCTTAGATTCAGGAGTGGATATGAGCGAACTGAGCCAGACGTCTGGACGGCGGGTTGTAACGCTGGAGCGCAATGCTACTTTTGTGAAAAGCACATCCAGCACCAAATATGCATCTCCACAGTGA